The Steroidobacteraceae bacterium genomic interval GGCAAGACTCCTTGCCACGACGGTCCGTGTTAACAATGACACGTAGCACGCTGGACTCGTAGCGACGCAATATTTCCGCAGTGTTGTCGGTAGAGCCGTCAGAGACGCAAATGTACTCTATCGGTCCGCGCGCGTAATTGGTGGCAAGCAGATTTTCAATCTTGCGCTGAATATTGGTGCCTTCATTGTAGGCTGTGACTATGATCGAGACGCTTATAGAGTCTGGACGGCGCGCGCAGTCCTTGCCAAACAATGCAGCGGCGGTCCAAATGACGACAGCGTACCCAAAATAGGCATATAGAATTGCTGCGACGGAAAACCAAAAAACAAACGTCATGTGTGCTGTTCAGTCCGGAAGCGCCTGGCGAACATGGCGTAGAGTGTAGTCGAGTGTGACCGGTTATTAACTGGCAGCATTTAGCAATTCGGTATACAACGAGTCGTACCGGCTTCTCATTATGTCGACGCTATATCCTGTTTCGATCCGGGATCGCGCTCGCCGTTGGGTGTCTTCGAGTGCACCTTGGTCATCGAGAAGTCCGTTGATTTGTGTGGCGAGTTGCCCCGTATCGGTCCCAGGAGCCAGTAATCCGCAACCATCGTCAAGCAAATCTGTAAGGCCACCTACGGATCGCGCGGCAACAATCGTGCCTTGTGCCATGGCCTCCAGCGCAGTCATGGGCATTCCCTCGTGATCGGACGTAAAACATACGACATCAACCTGCCGTAAGAGCGCAGGAATATCATCGACGAATCCGGTGAAATTGAGGTGCGACACCGATTGTGCATCACTCGATGATTCGAGTATGTCGCGAAGCGGACCGTCCCCTACGACGAGAAACCGGTAACATCCGGGACGCATGTGCTCAAGGTGGCGAGCAACTTCAAGAAAGAGGTCGACGCGCTTGACGGCGACAATTCGGCCAATGAATGCAACGGTACGGACAGGTAACACAGCACGGGGTTCGAACGGCCTCGATGCGATGTCTATACCATTCGGTATGACGGTAATTCGGTTTGGCGGTAGACCTTTTGAGAGTACCTTGGCGAGATCATCTGAAACCGCAACAGTCTGGTTTGCAACAAATTGGGCTGATAATCGGTTCAGCACGTCAGTTGTTCGCGCGGCTAGACGGATGAATGACGGGAAATGCTCGGGCGCTCCATGTTCGGTGCGGACCAGGACTCGTCGAAAATCCAGCCCACGCGATAGCGCAGCAGCAATGTGCTCTTTTTTTCGATGAGAGTGGAGAACGCGAACGTCATGGCTTTTTTGAAGCTCCCGCAATCGGGTCGTTATGGAAAAAAAGGACAGCCGCTTTTCATCGAGAATAAAGGTTGATACGCCACAGTGGTCCAACCGCGATCGCAGCAGGCCGTCGTTAAGTAACGCGACGATAGGTTCGTATGCACCGGCAGTATTCTGGTTCATCGCGAGATTGAGAAGCATTTGTTCCGCGCCTCCCCACAAGTCGCCGGACGCCACATGTAGAACATGTTCGCGAGCTGTCACGATTCGGGCATTCTCGAAGCAATTAGGTGGAGGCGATCGCAAATAATTCTTGCCGTCTCTTTGCTGATGCGCGAATGCAGTGGCAACGTGATGAGCCGCTCAGCGTAATTGTCTGCGTTCGGAAATCCAGAATTCGCGATTACATGGTCTTGAAGTTGCGGGTAGTCGGCAAGCAATTGTGGATACATCGTGCTTATTCCAAGTTGTCTGCACAATCGATCGTTCATTATGTGTTCGCGCAATCTGTGACTGCGGCACAGTACGGGAAGGCGCAGGAGCGATTCGTTTGTATCTTGCCGTGCCATTGAATGGTATCCCCTCAGATAGGCCGATTCTGGAGCAAATAGCGCGGAGTAAATAGACGGTGCCGGTTTGGGCAGAGCCCGGGAGGCAAGCCAGTTGAATCGTATAACCGGTTCCGCCCAGTCTGGAGCGACGGAAATAATCTGGTTGAGACGTACATGAGTTTCACCGATGCCAAATAGCTGCGATCGCCGCAACCAGTCGTACAAGCCAAGAATCAAAATGAGATTGTTGGCATATTGCTTGATTCGCCACGAAAGCGGTGGACGAGGTTGGCGCGCTGCTGCGGCAAATCCGACGTGCGTATCAGACGTCGCTTGCGGTTGCAGCAGTAAACCGCCTATCAAAGCATTTACCGGTTTGCCTCTACCAAAGCTGAATATGACTGGAGTTTGGAGCGAGCGACGGGCGAGGATCGCATCGGGATGAGCTTGGCAGGCATCCAGAATTATGACGGCGGGCGACTTGGACCGCAGCTCGGCTCTTATCTCCTCTGCATTGTCGCCCGAACCAAGGAAATTGACGCATACAACCGCTACCGTATTGCGTGTCACAGCGGCCAAAACGTCTGCTGCAGGCATCTGAGGGTTATCTCGGTCAAAATCAACGAGTCGCAGTCGCGCTCCCGCGGAAATAGCTGCTGTCGCAATGTCGGGGCACGCATACGCAGGCGCAATGACT includes:
- a CDS encoding glycosyltransferase family 4 protein — protein: MTAREHVLHVASGDLWGGAEQMLLNLAMNQNTAGAYEPIVALLNDGLLRSRLDHCGVSTFILDEKRLSFFSITTRLRELQKSHDVRVLHSHRKKEHIAAALSRGLDFRRVLVRTEHGAPEHFPSFIRLAARTTDVLNRLSAQFVANQTVAVSDDLAKVLSKGLPPNRITVIPNGIDIASRPFEPRAVLPVRTVAFIGRIVAVKRVDLFLEVARHLEHMRPGCYRFLVVGDGPLRDILESSSDAQSVSHLNFTGFVDDIPALLRQVDVVCFTSDHEGMPMTALEAMAQGTIVAARSVGGLTDLLDDGCGLLAPGTDTGQLATQINGLLDDQGALEDTQRRARSRIETGYSVDIMRSRYDSLYTELLNAAS
- a CDS encoding DegT/DnrJ/EryC1/StrS family aminotransferase — its product is MYANGTSALSAAISAAISDSREAGIPEVIAPAYACPDIATAAISAGARLRLVDFDRDNPQMPAADVLAAVTRNTVAVVCVNFLGSGDNAEEIRAELRSKSPAVIILDACQAHPDAILARRSLQTPVIFSFGRGKPVNALIGGLLLQPQATSDTHVGFAAAARQPRPPLSWRIKQYANNLILILGLYDWLRRSQLFGIGETHVRLNQIISVAPDWAEPVIRFNWLASRALPKPAPSIYSALFAPESAYLRGYHSMARQDTNESLLRLPVLCRSHRLREHIMNDRLCRQLGISTMYPQLLADYPQLQDHVIANSGFPNADNYAERLITLPLHSRISKETARIICDRLHLIASRMPES